The following DNA comes from Phytohabitans rumicis.
GGATATCCCCGCCGGGCGGTGGTGGGTAGCCGCCGCCAGCCGGCGGTGGGTAACCCGTGCCGGGTGGCGGGGGCGGCGGTGTATCCGCCGGTGGCGGAGCGTAGCCGGGAGAGGGTGCCTCGCCCGGCATCGAGTAGGACGCTGGAGGTGGTGGCGGAGAGGTCGGATCCGGGGGCGTCGCCCCGGGGTCGCTCTCTCCGGGAGGGCGAGGTGGTTCTGTCATGCAGGCCACGGTAGGACTACCGATCAATCCGCGCTACACAACACACTCATTGAGTTGCCTAAAGTGATCATCGCGAGCGTACGGGGATGCGACGTAGACTGGCACTCGCTACAGTCGAGTGCCAAAAGGGGGTGAGTCATGAGTCTGGACGACCGCAAGCTCGACGTCCTACGCGCGATCGTCGAGGACTACGTGGCCACCCAGGAGCCGGTCGGCAGCAAGGCGCTGGTCGAGCGGCATCAATTGGGCGTCTCCCCGGCCACCGTGCGCAACGACATGGCGGTGCTGGAGGAGGAGGGCTACATCCGGCAGCCGCACACCAGCGCCGGCCGGGTACCGACCGACCGCGGCTACCGGCTCTTCGTCGACCGGCTGTCCCGGGTCAAGCCGCTGAGCCCGGCCGAGCGCCGCGCGATCGAGCGCTTCCTGGCCGGCGCCCTCGACCTGGACGACGTGGTGCACCGCACGGTCCGGCTGCTCGCGCAGCTGACCCGGCAGGTCGCGGTGGTGCAGTACCCGAGCCTGGCCCGCTCGTCCGTGCGCCACCTGGAGCTGGTGCCGATCTCCACGACCCGGCTCATGCTCGTGATGATCGCCGACAGCGGGCGGGTCGAGCAGCGGCTGGTCGAGCTGCCCGGTCCGGTGCACGTCGACTCGGTCACCGACCTGCGCCGGCGGGTCAACGAAAAGCTGGTCGGCAAGCGCCTGTCGGACACCCCGCCGCTGGTGCAGGCGCTGGTCGACGAGGTTTCCCCGGACGACCGCAACACCATGGTCACCCTCGCCACGGTGTTGCTGGAGACGCTCGTCGAGCGGCACGAGGAGCGGATCGCGCTCGCTGGCCGTGCCAATCTGACGCGTGGCGGGTTACTTGACTTTCAGGGCTCGTTGCAGCCCATCCTGGAGGCGCTTGAGGAGGAGGTCATCCTGCTCAAGCTGCTCGGCGAGGTCGACGCGACCACGCTGCGCGTGCGCATCGGAGACGAAAACGAGATCGACAACCTGCGGTCCACCTCGGTGGTCAGTACCGGTTATGGGCCGGGTATGACAATCATGGGTGGCCTCGGCGTCCTCGGGCCGACGAGGATGGACTACCCCGGCACCATCGCCACGGTGCGCGCCGTGGCACGCTACGTAGGCGACCTGTTGGGAAATACCTAGCCCGGGACAGCGCGAGAACATGAGGACACGGAACGCAGTGGCCAAGGACTACTACGGGATTCTCGGTGTGAACCGGGACGCATCCGACGACGAGATCAAACGCGCATACCGGAAACTGGCTCGCCAGTATCACCCGGACGTCAACCCGGATCCGGATGCGCACGAGAAGTTCAAGGACATCAACGCCGCGTACGAGGTGCTGTCCGACGACCAGAAGCGGCAGATCGTCGACCTCGGCGGCGACCCACTCGCGCCCGGCGGCGGCGGTCCGGGCGGTGGTCCCGGCGCGGGTCCGTTCGTCGGATTCCAGGACATTATGGACGCGTTCTTCGGCACCGCGGCGGGCACGCGCGGGCCGCGGTCGCGCACCCGGCCGGGCGCCGACGCGATCTTGCGGCTGGAGCTCGACCTGGTCGAGACCGCGTTCGGCGTCGAGGCCCCGATCACCGTCGACACCGCCGTCCTGTGCACCACGTGCTCCGGCGCGGGCACCGCGGCCGGCACCCACCTGGCCACCTGCGAGGCGTGCGGCGGGCGCGGCGAGGTGCAGTCGGTGCAGCGCACGTTCCTGGGCCAGGTGGTCTCGTCCCGCCCGTGCACGGTCTGCCAGGGGTACGGCACGGTCATCCCGCACGCGTGCGCGACCTGCGGCGGCGACGGCCGGGTCCGCACCCGCCGGTCACTGACCGTCAAGATCCCGGCGGGCGTCGAAGACGGCATGCGCATCCGGCTGGCCCAGCAGGGCGAGGTCGGGCCGGGCGGCGGCACCGCCGGCGACCTGTACGTCGAGATCCACGAACGGCCGCACGACGTCTACTCGCGCAAGGGCGACGACCTGCACTGCCGGGTCACCGTCCCGATGACGGCCGCCGCGCTCGGCACCCGGCTGACCATCAAGACGCTCGACAGCGAGGAGCAGCTCGACGTCAAGGCCGGCACCCAGCCCGGCGCGACGTTGCGGCTGCGCGCCCGGGGCGTACCGCACCTGCGTGGCACCGGCCGCGGCGACCTCTTCGTCCACCTGGACGTAAGAACCCCCACCAAACTAGACCCCGACCAAGAGCGCATCCTGAGAGACTTCGCCAAAACAAGAGGCGAGGAAGTAGCCGAGTTAACCAAACAAGGCGGCTTCTTCAGTCGCATGCGCGACGCCTTCAACGGCCACGCGTGAGCGCGCCGCTCTCCCCCTGTCTCTCCCCGTTGATCAGGGAACGGCTCTGGCGTGTTGCGGCGTGGCAGGGGAGCGGCTCCCTGATCACCGGGATCTTGTGAGCGCGCGCGGCGGCGTGGCGCCGTTTTGTCAGCGGCGCCGCGAACCAGAGCCCACCGCGGACCCGGTCGCCGCTGGGAAAACGGTGCCTACGGGCGCCGCCGCGCGCGCTCACAAGAAGGCGCTGTGAGCGCGCCGCTCTTCCTCGTTGACGCGCTGCCCAGCGGGGACACCGCCACGCTGGGCGGGGCGGAGGGGCATCACGCGGCCACCGTCCAGCGGCTGCGGGTCGGGGAGGATCTGGTCCTCGCCGACGGGCGCGGGGGCACGGCCACCGCCGTGGTCACCGCCGCCGGCCGCGGCAGCCTCGACCTGCGCATCATCTCCCGGGGGTACGCCGAGGCGCCCGACCCGCGACTGGTCGTGATCCAGGGCATCGCCAAGGGTGATCGGGGCGAGCTGGCCGTACAGGCGATGACCGAGGTGGGTGTCGACGAGATCGTGCCCTGGGCGGCGGTCCGCTCGGTGGTGCAGTGGAAAGGCGAGCGGGGCACCCGCGCCCACGACAAGTGGGTGGCGACCGCCCGCGAGGCGGCCAAGCAGGCCCGCCGCCCCTGGCTGCCGACCGTGGCGCCGCCGGTGTCGACCCGCGAAGCGACCGTGCGGGCCACCCTGGTCCTGCACGAGGAGGCGGAGACCCGGCTGTCGACTGTGGACCTCCCGGCCGCTGGCGAGATCGCGCTCGTGGTCGGCCCCGAGGGCGGCATCGCCCCGGAGGAGTTGGCCGCCTTCGAGTCGGCCGGCGCAAGCTTGGTCCGCCTGGGCGAGCAGGTCCTCCGCACCTCCACGGCCGGCGTGGCGGCCCTTTCGGTGCTATCCGCGCGGCTGGGACGGTGGTAGGGCCGCGTTGATCAGGGACCAGCTCTCTCGGCGCGCCGCAACACGCCCGAGTTACTCCCTGATCAACAGGGTGGTGGTGAGGCGGATGTCGGCCGCGCTGTGGGCGGCGGACACCACGTAGTCGCCGGGGACGACCTGCCAGGCGGAAGCGTGCCAGGTCTCGAAGGTGCGCTGGGGGAGCGGGATGCGCACGGTGGCCGGGTCGCCGGGGGCGGCCTCGGCTACGGCGAAGCCGGCTAGCCAGCGGGCCGGGCGTTCGGGGTCCTCGGTGGACGGTCCTACGTAGAGCTGCACCACCTCGCGGCCGTGGCGCTTGCCGGTGTTGCGCAGCTCCACGACCGCGCACATGTCCTCGATGGACAGTTCCTCGTACGCCCACGTCGTGTAGCCCAACCCGTGCCCGAACGGGAAGAGCGGGTCGGAATCCTTGCCCCGGTAGCCGAGGAACACGCCCTCGTCGTACGGCAGGGCGCCGTCCAGCGGCGTGACGGGCAGCGCGTCCTCGTCACGGCGGGGCCACGTGGTGGGCAGCCGCCCGCCGGGCTCCGCCACGCCGAGCAGTACGTCGGCGAGCGCGGCACCCGCCTCCTGGCCCGGAAACCAGGTGAGCAGGATCGCGGCCACCTGGTCCGCCCACGGCATCAGCACGGGGGAGCCGGCGTTGACGACCACCACCGTACGCGGGTTGGCGGCCGCGACCCGGGTCACGAGCGCGTCCTGGTGTCCGGGCAGGGCCAGCGTCGTACGGTCGAAGCCCTCCGACTCGACCTCCTCGGTGGTGCCGACGACCACCACGGCGACGTCGGCCGCGGCGGCGGACCGGGCGGCCTCGTCGAGCAACTCGTCCGGCCCGGCCGTGGGCGGGGCGTGGCCCAGCGTGAACGCCACGAACCCGGGGAGCCCGACCCGCTGGGTGAGCAGCACGTCGACCGGCTCCCCGGCGGCCAGCTCGACCGGGAAACGGCGCTCCTCGGCGGAGAGGAACACGGCGGAGGCTTCGTCTTCCCGGTAGATCGAGCCGTCGAAGAGGGTCCGCCCGCCGGCCGCCAGCGTGAACTCGCCGAAGCCCGCGATGGCCAGCTCGTGCGTACCACCGGCGGTGGGCGTGCACCGGGCGGACAGCTCGATCGTGGCCAGCTCGTACGGGTCGACGCCGGCCGGCGGCTCGCCCATCCAGCGGACGGTGGCCTCGGGCAGGGCAGTCCGGTACAGCTCCCGCCCGTCGGCTGCCCGGAGGGTGGCGGTGATGCCGCTCCACTGTGGAGCAGCCGCGGCCGGGATCCGGCGCCGCGGGTCGGCCCCGATCGCGTACGTCACGGTGGCGTCCGGCAGCGCGGCGGTCAGGCCGTCCAGCGGCGAGATGACGTACGGCGGGTGGACCAGCGCGCTGCCGCCGCCCTGTACGCGCGCGTCGGTGGCCAGCACCCCCGACACCGCCACGCTGCGCAGCGCGCCGGCGTCGAGGGGCAGCACCCCACCGGCGTTGCGGGCCAGCACGAACGAGCGGGTGGCGACCTCGCGGGCCACCGCCGCACCGTCCATAGTGAACTTCAGCGGGGCGGGCTCGCCGCCGAAGGCGCCCACCCGCTCGGCGAGCCGCAGCACCCGCCGTACCTTGTCGTCGATCAGCTCTTCCGGGACGGTGCCGGACCGGACGGCCTCGACCAGCGCGTCGCCCCACGGAGCGCCGAACGCCGGCATGACCACGTCGAGGCCGCCGTTCGCGGTCTCCTCTGTGGAGCGCGCGGCGGTCCAGTCCGACACGATCGGCCCGTCGAACCCCCACTCCCGCTTGAGTACGCCGTCCTGCAGCTCGCCGTGCTCGGTCATCGTGGCGCCGTTGACCCCGTTGTAGGCGGACATCGCGGCCCACACGCCCGCGCGGACGATCCGCTC
Coding sequences within:
- the dnaJ gene encoding molecular chaperone DnaJ, whose product is MAKDYYGILGVNRDASDDEIKRAYRKLARQYHPDVNPDPDAHEKFKDINAAYEVLSDDQKRQIVDLGGDPLAPGGGGPGGGPGAGPFVGFQDIMDAFFGTAAGTRGPRSRTRPGADAILRLELDLVETAFGVEAPITVDTAVLCTTCSGAGTAAGTHLATCEACGGRGEVQSVQRTFLGQVVSSRPCTVCQGYGTVIPHACATCGGDGRVRTRRSLTVKIPAGVEDGMRIRLAQQGEVGPGGGTAGDLYVEIHERPHDVYSRKGDDLHCRVTVPMTAAALGTRLTIKTLDSEEQLDVKAGTQPGATLRLRARGVPHLRGTGRGDLFVHLDVRTPTKLDPDQERILRDFAKTRGEEVAELTKQGGFFSRMRDAFNGHA
- a CDS encoding beta-glucosidase family protein, yielding MADIEAALRSLDLETKVRLLSGQDFWTLPAIPEIGLRSLVMSDGPVGIRGIGWRPHDPSVALPCPTALAATWDPDLARTAGRLLGQEARRKGVHVLLAPTVNLHRSPLGGRHFECYSEDPLLTGEIGAAYVTGVQEQGVGTTVKHFVANDSETDRFTVDVRVGERALRELYLAPFERIVRAGVWAAMSAYNGVNGATMTEHGELQDGVLKREWGFDGPIVSDWTAARSTEETANGGLDVVMPAFGAPWGDALVEAVRSGTVPEELIDDKVRRVLRLAERVGAFGGEPAPLKFTMDGAAVAREVATRSFVLARNAGGVLPLDAGALRSVAVSGVLATDARVQGGGSALVHPPYVISPLDGLTAALPDATVTYAIGADPRRRIPAAAAPQWSGITATLRAADGRELYRTALPEATVRWMGEPPAGVDPYELATIELSARCTPTAGGTHELAIAGFGEFTLAAGGRTLFDGSIYREDEASAVFLSAEERRFPVELAAGEPVDVLLTQRVGLPGFVAFTLGHAPPTAGPDELLDEAARSAAAADVAVVVVGTTEEVESEGFDRTTLALPGHQDALVTRVAAANPRTVVVVNAGSPVLMPWADQVAAILLTWFPGQEAGAALADVLLGVAEPGGRLPTTWPRRDEDALPVTPLDGALPYDEGVFLGYRGKDSDPLFPFGHGLGYTTWAYEELSIEDMCAVVELRNTGKRHGREVVQLYVGPSTEDPERPARWLAGFAVAEAAPGDPATVRIPLPQRTFETWHASAWQVVPGDYVVSAAHSAADIRLTTTLLIRE
- the hrcA gene encoding heat-inducible transcriptional repressor HrcA, coding for MSLDDRKLDVLRAIVEDYVATQEPVGSKALVERHQLGVSPATVRNDMAVLEEEGYIRQPHTSAGRVPTDRGYRLFVDRLSRVKPLSPAERRAIERFLAGALDLDDVVHRTVRLLAQLTRQVAVVQYPSLARSSVRHLELVPISTTRLMLVMIADSGRVEQRLVELPGPVHVDSVTDLRRRVNEKLVGKRLSDTPPLVQALVDEVSPDDRNTMVTLATVLLETLVERHEERIALAGRANLTRGGLLDFQGSLQPILEALEEEVILLKLLGEVDATTLRVRIGDENEIDNLRSTSVVSTGYGPGMTIMGGLGVLGPTRMDYPGTIATVRAVARYVGDLLGNT
- a CDS encoding 16S rRNA (uracil(1498)-N(3))-methyltransferase — its product is MSAPLFLVDALPSGDTATLGGAEGHHAATVQRLRVGEDLVLADGRGGTATAVVTAAGRGSLDLRIISRGYAEAPDPRLVVIQGIAKGDRGELAVQAMTEVGVDEIVPWAAVRSVVQWKGERGTRAHDKWVATAREAAKQARRPWLPTVAPPVSTREATVRATLVLHEEAETRLSTVDLPAAGEIALVVGPEGGIAPEELAAFESAGASLVRLGEQVLRTSTAGVAALSVLSARLGRW